Part of the Ruegeria sp. TM1040 genome, GATTGTCGCAGCTATCGCTCGACGACCTTTCGTTTCGACCATGCGCCCGAACCCGAGGTGAGCTTTCCGTTTGTAGCCATCGAAGAGCTACAGGCAGATGATCACATCATCGAGTTGCGCGCAGATGCGCCACTGCTTCACCCAAAGGCCAGGCGATCGGACGCAGAGATGCTGTTGCAGACCCTGCCCAATCCCCAAAAACGTTTGGTGCTGTGCTGCGCCACGGGTCTGCGGGCCTGGCGCACGGCAGAAAGAATTCACCCCATCTGGCCGGGCGAGATCGTTCTCGTCGCGGCCTCCGCATCCTAAGGACAGGAAGGACGCTTACTATGAAGACGCTCATCGCAGCGCTGGCCATGCTGGCCGCCACCCCGGCCATGGCGCAGGATAGAATGACACTGCTCTTGGATTGGTTCGTCAATCCCGACCATGGCCCGATCATTATTGCCGAGGAAAACGGCTATTTCGCCGAACAGGGCCTCGAGGTCGAGGTTGTCGCTCCCGCAGACCCATCGGCCCCCCCAAGGCTCGTGGCTGCGGGTCAGGCGGATCTGGCCGTTTCTTATCAACCGCAACTTCACCTTCAGATCCACGAAGGCCTGCCTCTGAAACGCGTCGGCACCTTGGTTGCAACACCTCTGAACTGTCTTCTGGTGCTAAAGGATGGCCCAATTCAGGATCTTTCAGACCTCGCCGGCAAGAAAATCGGCTTCTCCGTGGCCGGTGTCGAAGAGGCCGTGCTGCAAGCGATGCTGGGCCAGCATGGTGTCTCCTCTGACGACATTGAGATGATTAATGTGAACTTCTCTTTGTCGCCCTCTCTGATGTCGGGGCAGGTTGACGCAGTCATCGGTGCTTTTCGGAACTTTGAGCTGAACCAGATGGAGATCGAAGGCGTCGAGGGGCGGTGTTTCTACGTCGAAGAGGAAGGTGTGCCTTCTTATGATGAGCTGATTTATGTCGCCAATCCAGAGCGGATGGACACGGACAAAATCGCGCGTTTCCTCGCAGCAACGGAAAAGGCGACCCAGTACATTGTGAACAACCCCGAGAAAAGCTGGGAAATCTTTGCGGCCACCTCGACCGAGCTGCAGGACGAATTGAATGCACGCGCATGGGTCGACACGCTGCCTCGCTTTGCGCTGCGCCCGGCCGGGTTTGATGCGGGCCGCTACACACGGTTTGAGGCCTTTCTCAAAGACAGCGGCATGATTGACAGCTTGAACCCGGTGGACGCCATCGCAATCGACGTGACTGCCCCATGAGCGAACCCTATGGCAAGGCTTTCTCCTTGATGCGCGCAGAGGCAGAACCGGCGTGGCGGGCGTATACTCACCATGCCTTTGTCGAGGGGCTCAAAGCCGGAACCCTGCCGCGAGAGGCGTTTCTGCATTATTTGCAGCAGGACTATGTGTTCTTGATCCACTTTTCACGCGCTTGGGCGCTTGCGGTCGTCAAATCTGAAACCCACAGCGAGATGCTGGCGGCCGTTGGCACAGTGAATGCGTTGGTCGCTGAGGAGATGCAGCTCCATATCGGCATATGCGAGGCTTCAGGTATTTCGCAGGAAGCGCTGTTCGCCACTCGCGAGCGGGCCGAGAACCTCGCCTACACGCGCTTTGTGCTGGAGGCGGGATACAGTGGGGATCTGCTCGATCTGCTTGCGGCGTTGGCGCCTTGCGTGATGGGTTATGGCGAGATCGGAAAGCGTCTGACCGCCGAGGCGACCTCGACGCTCTACGGGGACTGGATCGACACCTATGGCGGTGACGACTATCAGGCCGCCTGCAAAGCGGTCGGAACTTTGCTTGACGACGCACTCGAGCGCCGGTTGGGTGCAGAGTTCACCTCGTCGCCGAGATGGTCCCGCCTGTGTCAGACGTTCCACACTGCAACAGAGCTTGAAGTCGGCTTCTGGCAAATGGGACTCACGCCATGAGCCTTGCGCCCAGCATCACGATCAAGGGATCGGCGTCGATTGACGGCACGGCTCTGTTTGCGCCGGTGTCGCTCACGTTGGATGCTGGGCGCTGGACCTGCCTTTTGGGCGGGTCAGGCGTTGGAAAATCAACGATCTTGCGGCTGGTCTGTGGTCTGCCAACCGGTGCGGAATTTCATGGCACCATAACGGCCAGCGACGGGGGCGCACTCCCGTCGCGGGTGGCTTACATGGCCCAGGACGACCTGTTGCTGCCATGGGCAACAATCCGCGAAAACGTCCAACTGGGTGCGCGCCTTCGCGCGGAACCGACGGACCGTCTGGACCTTGACGAGATCCTGGCGCGGGTCGGGCTGTCTGATCACGCCACCAAGCACCCCGCGGAGCTGTCCGGCGGCCAGCGGCAGCGGGCGGCCTTGGCGCGCACTTTGGTAGAAGACAAGCCCGTTGTCCTCTTGGATGAGCCGTTTTCGGCGCTGGACGCCCAGACCAGGGCCTTGATGCAAGAGCTGGCGGTCGAGGTGCTGCAGGACAAGACTGTTTTGATCGTGACCCATGACCCATCTGAGGCTGCGCGGCTCGGGCACCAGATCGCCATCATGACACCGAACAAACTGATGACATGCCCGCCGCCCGCCACTTCTGTTCCCAGACCGGTGGAGGCGTTGGAAACGCTCAAATGCCAGGCAGCCTTGATGAGGCTTTTGCGGGGGCAGGGCGCATGAAGCCATGGCCTGTTCTTGCTGCAACCGTTTTTGCTCTGTTCTTGTGGCAGGCCATCGTGAGCCTGACGGGTTTGCCCAAATTCATTTTGCCCGGACCAGTGATTGTCGCACAGGCGTGGTGGGACAATCTCGCAGTCATTGCCGAAAACACACTTGTCACCGCAGCGGAGGTGCTGATCGGGCTGGTGATCGGTGTGGCGCTCGGCGTCCTGACCGCGCTCCATCTGGCGACATCGCGCACTGCGCGTCTGCTCGTGCAACCAATCCTTGTTTTCACCCAAGCGTTACCTGTTTTTGCGCTGGCGCCGATCCTCACGCTCTGGCTCGGCTTTGGCCTGTGGTCGAAAATTGCGATGGCGGTACTGATTATCTATTTTCCGGTCACGGCCTCGTTTTTCGATGGTTTGATGCGGACGCCGCAAGGGTATCTTGATCTGGCGCGCACGATGCAGGCCACGCCCTTGCGCGTTCTGTGGCATATCCGCGTGCCTGCGGCCTTGCCATCACTGGCATCGGGCATTCGGCTCGCCGCGGTCTATGCGCCCATCGGAGCCGTCATCGGCGAATGGGTCGGTGCGTCTCGTGGACTGGGGTATCTGATGCTCTTGGCCAATGGACGGGCCAAGACGGATTTGATGTTTGCCGCTATGCTTACGCTGGGCGTGTTTTCAGTCCTGCTACATCTGGTCGTGCGCAGGCTCACCCGAGATCTAGGACGTCATGTTCGGTCATAAGAACGCTGTAGTTCTGAGTTAACATAACTACCATTATGGGATTTCGTGCATCTCAAATGCGATCATAGCTATCGCGCCCGCGGGTAAGCCCCTCAGGCGCGCATTGTTCAGAGATGCGGCATCGCTTTGCGGACTTCGCGTGCGATCAAAACAGTGAGCACTGCTTTGATGAGGTCTCCGGGCACAAATGCAAGTGATCCGGCAAGAGCCTGTGAAAGCGAGATTTCTGCCACCTGTGCGAGCCACGGGACACCCAGCAGGTAGATCACTCCGACGCCACCGATCAGGACATAGATCAGCGATGGCACAAACCCCGGCTGGCCCGTGTGTCTGTCAAAGAGAAAGCCGATCATAAAGGCACCGATGGGGAAACCGATCAAGAAGCCACCGGAGGCACCAAAGAACACGCCCGCGCCACCTCGGCCCCCCGACAGAAGCGGCAGACCCACGGCCACCAAAACGAGAAACAACACCACGGCCAAGCCGCCACGTTTGGCACCCAAGAGCGCCCCGGCGAGCATGACGCCCATGGACTGCGCGGTGATTGGTACTCCGCCAGCCATCGGGATGGTGATCTGAGGCACAACGCCGAGGGCAGCAATGAGCGCCGCAAAGAGCGCGATCAGGACGATATCTTTGGTGGCCATTTGAAAGGCTCCTTTATGTCGGTGTGACAGTGTTTTGCTTTAGAACCCGCGCGCGTCGATGGCGTCTGAAATCTCTTCGGACATGCGCAGCGTGCGAATAATCGAGGGAATGGCGATGGCAAAGAGACTGCGATCTAGGCCGCGGGCACTCTGGGCCTCGCGGACGTCCTGAACCACAGTTGTGAGCACGGGAATGAACCGCAGCGTGAGCGAGATCGCGAGGCTAATGCCTTTGGTCCGAAGGCCTAGTCTCTGAAGCGGCCTGAGTCCCGCTTCGATGCCATCTATCATATCGCTGGATCTGGTCGTCAGCGTCAAAAGCCCTGCCATCATCAACAGAACCGCAAGCCGTATGACCACGAACAGTCCCAGTTGCCAGCTATTGAACAGGATCTGCGCCAGAAAGATGAGCGCAAAAATCCAGAGCGCCGGACGGATTTGTTGCCACGCCCGAGAGAGCGGCAGGCCCGCCACAAGGTAGAGCGCAAGTGTGAGGCATAACCAGCCGAGCGTGAGCAGAATATGATCCACAGCGAAGAGCAAGGTGCCCGAAACTGCCAGCGCGAGGATCTTCCAACCTGGCCCCAACCGGTGCAAAACGGAGCGCCCATCGACATAGAGGTCAAGCATCGCGCATCGCCTCCACGTAGCGTTCGAGTGCTGCATTCGGCACGTCGTCCGCAAAGACCCGGCCCTGTTCAAAGACGATCACGCGGTCAAACTCCCGAATGAGGTCAAGGTCATGAGTCACCATGATTGCGGTTTGCTCGAGTGCGCTGATTGCCTGCGAAACTCGCAGCGTGTTGCGCAGATCAAGCAGCGTCGTCGGTTCGTCGAGCACCACATACTCAGGCTCCATCACAAGCACGCCCGCAATCGCTAGAAGCTGCTTCTGCCCTCCGCTCAATGTATGCGCGGGCTGTTTGCGCATCTCTTGCAAGCCATAGCGCTCGAGCACAGCAGTGACCCTCGCGTCACGTTCTTTTGGGGGGACACCAAGGTT contains:
- a CDS encoding ABC transporter ATP-binding protein — its product is MSLAPSITIKGSASIDGTALFAPVSLTLDAGRWTCLLGGSGVGKSTILRLVCGLPTGAEFHGTITASDGGALPSRVAYMAQDDLLLPWATIRENVQLGARLRAEPTDRLDLDEILARVGLSDHATKHPAELSGGQRQRAALARTLVEDKPVVLLDEPFSALDAQTRALMQELAVEVLQDKTVLIVTHDPSEAARLGHQIAIMTPNKLMTCPPPATSVPRPVEALETLKCQAALMRLLRGQGA
- a CDS encoding ABC transporter substrate-binding protein, giving the protein MKTLIAALAMLAATPAMAQDRMTLLLDWFVNPDHGPIIIAEENGYFAEQGLEVEVVAPADPSAPPRLVAAGQADLAVSYQPQLHLQIHEGLPLKRVGTLVATPLNCLLVLKDGPIQDLSDLAGKKIGFSVAGVEEAVLQAMLGQHGVSSDDIEMINVNFSLSPSLMSGQVDAVIGAFRNFELNQMEIEGVEGRCFYVEEEGVPSYDELIYVANPERMDTDKIARFLAATEKATQYIVNNPEKSWEIFAATSTELQDELNARAWVDTLPRFALRPAGFDAGRYTRFEAFLKDSGMIDSLNPVDAIAIDVTAP
- a CDS encoding energy-coupling factor transporter transmembrane component T family protein translates to MLDLYVDGRSVLHRLGPGWKILALAVSGTLLFAVDHILLTLGWLCLTLALYLVAGLPLSRAWQQIRPALWIFALIFLAQILFNSWQLGLFVVIRLAVLLMMAGLLTLTTRSSDMIDGIEAGLRPLQRLGLRTKGISLAISLTLRFIPVLTTVVQDVREAQSARGLDRSLFAIAIPSIIRTLRMSEEISDAIDARGF
- a CDS encoding ABC transporter permease, encoding MKPWPVLAATVFALFLWQAIVSLTGLPKFILPGPVIVAQAWWDNLAVIAENTLVTAAEVLIGLVIGVALGVLTALHLATSRTARLLVQPILVFTQALPVFALAPILTLWLGFGLWSKIAMAVLIIYFPVTASFFDGLMRTPQGYLDLARTMQATPLRVLWHIRVPAALPSLASGIRLAAVYAPIGAVIGEWVGASRGLGYLMLLANGRAKTDLMFAAMLTLGVFSVLLHLVVRRLTRDLGRHVRS
- the tenA gene encoding thiaminase II; protein product: MSEPYGKAFSLMRAEAEPAWRAYTHHAFVEGLKAGTLPREAFLHYLQQDYVFLIHFSRAWALAVVKSETHSEMLAAVGTVNALVAEEMQLHIGICEASGISQEALFATRERAENLAYTRFVLEAGYSGDLLDLLAALAPCVMGYGEIGKRLTAEATSTLYGDWIDTYGGDDYQAACKAVGTLLDDALERRLGAEFTSSPRWSRLCQTFHTATELEVGFWQMGLTP
- a CDS encoding energy-coupling factor ABC transporter ATP-binding protein; protein product: MIEVQDVSLTLDDRPILRDINLTLREKRIAIVGSNGSGKSSFVRLLNGLRLPSSGRVCVDGQDTRTEGRKLRRRVGFVFQNPDNQIVFPIVEEDVAFGLKNLGVPPKERDARVTAVLERYGLQEMRKQPAHTLSGGQKQLLAIAGVLVMEPEYVVLDEPTTLLDLRNTLRVSQAISALEQTAIMVTHDLDLIREFDRVIVFEQGRVFADDVPNAALERYVEAMRDA
- a CDS encoding biotin transporter BioY; this translates as MATKDIVLIALFAALIAALGVVPQITIPMAGGVPITAQSMGVMLAGALLGAKRGGLAVVLFLVLVAVGLPLLSGGRGGAGVFFGASGGFLIGFPIGAFMIGFLFDRHTGQPGFVPSLIYVLIGGVGVIYLLGVPWLAQVAEISLSQALAGSLAFVPGDLIKAVLTVLIAREVRKAMPHL